The proteins below come from a single Aptenodytes patagonicus chromosome 2, bAptPat1.pri.cur, whole genome shotgun sequence genomic window:
- the RMC1 gene encoding regulator of MON1-CCZ1 complex isoform X2 yields MSREPPPGEEEAPGGEGEGRARAGEGGCYLALCGRPVHFEKANPVNCVFFDEANKQVFAVRSGGATGVVVKGLEDRNPISFRMEDKGEVKCIKFSLGNKILAVQRTLKSVDFLNFIPDSPQLEYTQECKTKNANILGFCWTSSTEIVFITDQGIEFYQVLPEKRSLKLLKNQSINVNWYMYCPESSVILLSTTVLGNVLQPFYFKSGTMSKLSKFEIELPAAPKSSKLSLSERDIAMATIYGQLYVLYLRHHSRTSNSTGAEVVLYHLPREGSCKKTHILKLNRTGKFALNVVDNLVVVHHQDTETSVIFDIKLKGEFDGSTTIHQFVLPPRSIQPYQIPVAGPASVTSQSPVPCKLYSSSWIVFQPDIIISASEGYLWSLQVKLEPVVNLLLDKGRLMDFLLQRKECKMVILSVCSQMLSEPERGSLSVIATVFDKLNHEYKKYLEAEQSYTMVVEAGLSRSNPLPKRPVRTQAVIDQSDMYTHVLSVFTEKKEAPHKFTIAVLMEYIRSLNQFQIAVQHYLYELVIKTLVQHNLFYMLHQFLQYHVLSDSKPLACLLLSLESIYPPAHQLSLDMLKRLSTANDEIVEVLLSKHQVLAALRFIRGIGGHDSISARKFLDAAKQAEDDMLFYTIFRFFEQRNQRLRGNPSFTPGEHCEEHVTFFKQVFGEQALMKPTTF; encoded by the exons ATGAGCCGCGAGCCGCCGCCGGGGGAGGAAGAGGCGccgggaggagaaggagaaggaagagcgAGAGCCGGGGAGGGCGGCTGCTACCTGGCGCTGTGCGGGCGGCCCGTGCACTTCGAGAAGGCCAACCCCGTCAACTGCGTCTTCTTCGACGAGGCCAACAAGCAG GTTTTTGCTGTTCGATCCGGTGGAGCTACAGGAGTTGTTGTTAAAGGCTTGGAGGATAGAAATCCCATTTCCTTCAG gATGGAAGACAAAGGAGAAGTGAAGTGCATCAAGTTTTCCTTGGGGAACAAGATACTGGCTGTGCAGAGAACTTTGAAGAGTGTG gattttttgaATTTTATTCCAGATAGCCCGCAGCTAGAATATACACAGGAATGTAAG ACAAAGAATGCCAATATTCTAGGATTCTGCTGGACAAGTTCTACAGAAATTGTCTTCATCACAGATCAAGGAATTGAATTCTATCAG GTATTACCAGAGAAACGAAGTTTAAAACTTCTGAAGAATCAGAGTATTAATGTCAACTGGTACATGTATTGTCCAGAGAGCTCTGTTATTCTTCTGTCGACCACTGTCCTTGGCAATGTCCTGCAGCCATTCTATTTCAAG aGTGGAACAATGTCAAAACTATCAAAATTTGAAATTGAGTTACCTGCGGCACCCAAGTCCTCCAAGCTCAGCCTTTCTGAAAGAGATATTGCTATGGCTACAAT ATATGGGCAGCTTTATGTTCTCTATTTGAGGCATCACTCAAGGACTTCCAATAGTACAGGAGCAGAAGTAGTCCTCTATCACTTACCAAG AGAGGGCTCCTGTAAGAAGACACATATTTTAAAGCTGAACAGAACTGGAAAGTTTGCACTGAATGTTGTGGATAACTTGGTGGTAGTACATCATCAGGATACCGAG ACTTCGGTTATATTTGACATCAAACTAAAAGGAGAATTTGACGGGTCTACTACCATCCATCAATTTGTACTTCCGCCTCGATCAATACAACCCTATCAAATACCTGTAGCAG GTCCAGCCTCTGTGACAAGTCAGTCTCCTGTTCCATGTAAACTTT ATTCTTCTTCTTGGATTGTCTTTCAACCTGATATTATCATCAGTGCAAGCGAAG GTTACCTCTGGAGTCTTCAAGTGAAACTTGAACCTGTAGTTAACCTCTTGCTAGATAAAGGAAGACTAATGGATTTCCTTCTCCAAAGGAAAGAATGCAAAATGGTTATCCTATCTGTATGCTCTCAAA tgCTCAGTGAGCCAGAAAGGGGATCACTGTCTGTGATTGCAACTGTTTTTGACAAACTGAATCATGAATATAAGAAGTACTTGGAAGCTGAGCAAAGCTATACTATG GTGGTAGAAGCAGGCCTGAGTAGAAGTAATCCACTCCCGAAACGTCCGGTCCGCACTCAAGCAGTTATTGACCAGTCTGACATGTACACACACGTTTTATCTGTATTTACAGAGAAGAAG GAAGCACCTCATAAGTTCACTATAGCAGTCTTGATGGAATACATTCGGTCTCTTAACCAGTTCCAGATTGCAGTTCAG CACTACTTGTATGAGCTGGTCATCAAAACCCTTGTTCAACACAACTTGTTCTACATGCTCCATCAGTTTCTGCAGTACCATGTGCTCAGTGACTCCAAGCCTTTG GCTTGTCTATTACTGTCCCTGGAAAGCATTTACCCTCCCGCACATCAGCTCTCTCTGGACATGTTAAAA AGACTTTCCACAGCAAATGATGAAATAGTGGAAGTTCTGTTGTCCAAACACCAAGTTTTGGCTGCCTTGAGATTCATCAGGGGTATTGGAGGACACGACAGCATTTCAGCCCGCAAATTCCTTGATGcagcaaaacaagcagaagaTGACATGCTTTTCTATACTATATTCAGATTCTTTGAACAAAGAAATCAGCGGTTGCGAGGAAACCCTAGTTTCACACCAG GTGAGCACTGTGAAGAACACGTCACCTTCTTCAAACAAGTTTTTGGAGAACAAGCTCTCATGAAGCCCACAACATTCTGA
- the RMC1 gene encoding regulator of MON1-CCZ1 complex isoform X1: MSREPPPGEEEAPGGEGEGRARAGEGGCYLALCGRPVHFEKANPVNCVFFDEANKQSMRLVVHLLGNCCGARSCCWVAGSEPVILLETVFAVRSGGATGVVVKGLEDRNPISFRMEDKGEVKCIKFSLGNKILAVQRTLKSVDFLNFIPDSPQLEYTQECKTKNANILGFCWTSSTEIVFITDQGIEFYQVLPEKRSLKLLKNQSINVNWYMYCPESSVILLSTTVLGNVLQPFYFKSGTMSKLSKFEIELPAAPKSSKLSLSERDIAMATIYGQLYVLYLRHHSRTSNSTGAEVVLYHLPREGSCKKTHILKLNRTGKFALNVVDNLVVVHHQDTETSVIFDIKLKGEFDGSTTIHQFVLPPRSIQPYQIPVAGPASVTSQSPVPCKLYSSSWIVFQPDIIISASEGYLWSLQVKLEPVVNLLLDKGRLMDFLLQRKECKMVILSVCSQMLSEPERGSLSVIATVFDKLNHEYKKYLEAEQSYTMVVEAGLSRSNPLPKRPVRTQAVIDQSDMYTHVLSVFTEKKEAPHKFTIAVLMEYIRSLNQFQIAVQHYLYELVIKTLVQHNLFYMLHQFLQYHVLSDSKPLACLLLSLESIYPPAHQLSLDMLKRLSTANDEIVEVLLSKHQVLAALRFIRGIGGHDSISARKFLDAAKQAEDDMLFYTIFRFFEQRNQRLRGNPSFTPGEHCEEHVTFFKQVFGEQALMKPTTF; encoded by the exons ATGAGCCGCGAGCCGCCGCCGGGGGAGGAAGAGGCGccgggaggagaaggagaaggaagagcgAGAGCCGGGGAGGGCGGCTGCTACCTGGCGCTGTGCGGGCGGCCCGTGCACTTCGAGAAGGCCAACCCCGTCAACTGCGTCTTCTTCGACGAGGCCAACAAGCAG AGCATGAGGCTGGTTGTTCACCTTCTGGGGAACTGCTGCGGTGCGAGGTCTTGCTGCTGGGTGGCTGGCTCAGAACCCGTCATCTTGCTAGAGAcg GTTTTTGCTGTTCGATCCGGTGGAGCTACAGGAGTTGTTGTTAAAGGCTTGGAGGATAGAAATCCCATTTCCTTCAG gATGGAAGACAAAGGAGAAGTGAAGTGCATCAAGTTTTCCTTGGGGAACAAGATACTGGCTGTGCAGAGAACTTTGAAGAGTGTG gattttttgaATTTTATTCCAGATAGCCCGCAGCTAGAATATACACAGGAATGTAAG ACAAAGAATGCCAATATTCTAGGATTCTGCTGGACAAGTTCTACAGAAATTGTCTTCATCACAGATCAAGGAATTGAATTCTATCAG GTATTACCAGAGAAACGAAGTTTAAAACTTCTGAAGAATCAGAGTATTAATGTCAACTGGTACATGTATTGTCCAGAGAGCTCTGTTATTCTTCTGTCGACCACTGTCCTTGGCAATGTCCTGCAGCCATTCTATTTCAAG aGTGGAACAATGTCAAAACTATCAAAATTTGAAATTGAGTTACCTGCGGCACCCAAGTCCTCCAAGCTCAGCCTTTCTGAAAGAGATATTGCTATGGCTACAAT ATATGGGCAGCTTTATGTTCTCTATTTGAGGCATCACTCAAGGACTTCCAATAGTACAGGAGCAGAAGTAGTCCTCTATCACTTACCAAG AGAGGGCTCCTGTAAGAAGACACATATTTTAAAGCTGAACAGAACTGGAAAGTTTGCACTGAATGTTGTGGATAACTTGGTGGTAGTACATCATCAGGATACCGAG ACTTCGGTTATATTTGACATCAAACTAAAAGGAGAATTTGACGGGTCTACTACCATCCATCAATTTGTACTTCCGCCTCGATCAATACAACCCTATCAAATACCTGTAGCAG GTCCAGCCTCTGTGACAAGTCAGTCTCCTGTTCCATGTAAACTTT ATTCTTCTTCTTGGATTGTCTTTCAACCTGATATTATCATCAGTGCAAGCGAAG GTTACCTCTGGAGTCTTCAAGTGAAACTTGAACCTGTAGTTAACCTCTTGCTAGATAAAGGAAGACTAATGGATTTCCTTCTCCAAAGGAAAGAATGCAAAATGGTTATCCTATCTGTATGCTCTCAAA tgCTCAGTGAGCCAGAAAGGGGATCACTGTCTGTGATTGCAACTGTTTTTGACAAACTGAATCATGAATATAAGAAGTACTTGGAAGCTGAGCAAAGCTATACTATG GTGGTAGAAGCAGGCCTGAGTAGAAGTAATCCACTCCCGAAACGTCCGGTCCGCACTCAAGCAGTTATTGACCAGTCTGACATGTACACACACGTTTTATCTGTATTTACAGAGAAGAAG GAAGCACCTCATAAGTTCACTATAGCAGTCTTGATGGAATACATTCGGTCTCTTAACCAGTTCCAGATTGCAGTTCAG CACTACTTGTATGAGCTGGTCATCAAAACCCTTGTTCAACACAACTTGTTCTACATGCTCCATCAGTTTCTGCAGTACCATGTGCTCAGTGACTCCAAGCCTTTG GCTTGTCTATTACTGTCCCTGGAAAGCATTTACCCTCCCGCACATCAGCTCTCTCTGGACATGTTAAAA AGACTTTCCACAGCAAATGATGAAATAGTGGAAGTTCTGTTGTCCAAACACCAAGTTTTGGCTGCCTTGAGATTCATCAGGGGTATTGGAGGACACGACAGCATTTCAGCCCGCAAATTCCTTGATGcagcaaaacaagcagaagaTGACATGCTTTTCTATACTATATTCAGATTCTTTGAACAAAGAAATCAGCGGTTGCGAGGAAACCCTAGTTTCACACCAG GTGAGCACTGTGAAGAACACGTCACCTTCTTCAAACAAGTTTTTGGAGAACAAGCTCTCATGAAGCCCACAACATTCTGA
- the RMC1 gene encoding regulator of MON1-CCZ1 complex isoform X3, translated as MSREPPPGEEEAPGGEGEGRARAGEGGCYLALCGRPVHFEKANPVNCVFFDEANKQSMRLVVHLLGNCCGARSCCWVAGSEPVILLETVFAVRSGGATGVVVKGLEDRNPISFRMEDKGEVKCIKFSLGNKILAVQRTLKSVDFLNFIPDSPQLEYTQECKTKNANILGFCWTSSTEIVFITDQGIEFYQVLPEKRSLKLLKNQSINVNWYMYCPESSVILLSTTVLGNVLQPFYFKSGTMSKLSKFEIELPAAPKSSKLSLSERDIAMATIYGQLYVLYLRHHSRTSNSTGAEVVLYHLPREGSCKKTHILKLNRTGKFALNVVDNLVVVHHQDTETSVIFDIKLKGEFDGSTTIHQFVLPPRSIQPYQIPVAGPASVTSQSPVPCKLYSSSWIVFQPDIIISASEGYLWSLQVKLEPVVNLLLDKGRLMDFLLQRKECKMVILSVCSQMLSEPERGSLSVIATVFDKLNHEYKKYLEAEQSYTMVVEAGLSRSNPLPKRPVRTQAVIDQSDMYTHVLSVFTEKKEAPHKFTIAVLMEYIRSLNQFQIAVQHYLYELVIKTLVQHNLFYMLHQFLQYHVLSDSKPLACLLLSLESIYPPAHQLSLDMLKIL; from the exons ATGAGCCGCGAGCCGCCGCCGGGGGAGGAAGAGGCGccgggaggagaaggagaaggaagagcgAGAGCCGGGGAGGGCGGCTGCTACCTGGCGCTGTGCGGGCGGCCCGTGCACTTCGAGAAGGCCAACCCCGTCAACTGCGTCTTCTTCGACGAGGCCAACAAGCAG AGCATGAGGCTGGTTGTTCACCTTCTGGGGAACTGCTGCGGTGCGAGGTCTTGCTGCTGGGTGGCTGGCTCAGAACCCGTCATCTTGCTAGAGAcg GTTTTTGCTGTTCGATCCGGTGGAGCTACAGGAGTTGTTGTTAAAGGCTTGGAGGATAGAAATCCCATTTCCTTCAG gATGGAAGACAAAGGAGAAGTGAAGTGCATCAAGTTTTCCTTGGGGAACAAGATACTGGCTGTGCAGAGAACTTTGAAGAGTGTG gattttttgaATTTTATTCCAGATAGCCCGCAGCTAGAATATACACAGGAATGTAAG ACAAAGAATGCCAATATTCTAGGATTCTGCTGGACAAGTTCTACAGAAATTGTCTTCATCACAGATCAAGGAATTGAATTCTATCAG GTATTACCAGAGAAACGAAGTTTAAAACTTCTGAAGAATCAGAGTATTAATGTCAACTGGTACATGTATTGTCCAGAGAGCTCTGTTATTCTTCTGTCGACCACTGTCCTTGGCAATGTCCTGCAGCCATTCTATTTCAAG aGTGGAACAATGTCAAAACTATCAAAATTTGAAATTGAGTTACCTGCGGCACCCAAGTCCTCCAAGCTCAGCCTTTCTGAAAGAGATATTGCTATGGCTACAAT ATATGGGCAGCTTTATGTTCTCTATTTGAGGCATCACTCAAGGACTTCCAATAGTACAGGAGCAGAAGTAGTCCTCTATCACTTACCAAG AGAGGGCTCCTGTAAGAAGACACATATTTTAAAGCTGAACAGAACTGGAAAGTTTGCACTGAATGTTGTGGATAACTTGGTGGTAGTACATCATCAGGATACCGAG ACTTCGGTTATATTTGACATCAAACTAAAAGGAGAATTTGACGGGTCTACTACCATCCATCAATTTGTACTTCCGCCTCGATCAATACAACCCTATCAAATACCTGTAGCAG GTCCAGCCTCTGTGACAAGTCAGTCTCCTGTTCCATGTAAACTTT ATTCTTCTTCTTGGATTGTCTTTCAACCTGATATTATCATCAGTGCAAGCGAAG GTTACCTCTGGAGTCTTCAAGTGAAACTTGAACCTGTAGTTAACCTCTTGCTAGATAAAGGAAGACTAATGGATTTCCTTCTCCAAAGGAAAGAATGCAAAATGGTTATCCTATCTGTATGCTCTCAAA tgCTCAGTGAGCCAGAAAGGGGATCACTGTCTGTGATTGCAACTGTTTTTGACAAACTGAATCATGAATATAAGAAGTACTTGGAAGCTGAGCAAAGCTATACTATG GTGGTAGAAGCAGGCCTGAGTAGAAGTAATCCACTCCCGAAACGTCCGGTCCGCACTCAAGCAGTTATTGACCAGTCTGACATGTACACACACGTTTTATCTGTATTTACAGAGAAGAAG GAAGCACCTCATAAGTTCACTATAGCAGTCTTGATGGAATACATTCGGTCTCTTAACCAGTTCCAGATTGCAGTTCAG CACTACTTGTATGAGCTGGTCATCAAAACCCTTGTTCAACACAACTTGTTCTACATGCTCCATCAGTTTCTGCAGTACCATGTGCTCAGTGACTCCAAGCCTTTG GCTTGTCTATTACTGTCCCTGGAAAGCATTTACCCTCCCGCACATCAGCTCTCTCTGGACATGTTAAAA ATTCTTTGA
- the RIOK3 gene encoding serine/threonine-protein kinase RIO3 isoform X1, whose amino-acid sequence MDPVGVAAAPDAGPGPAWQSKCPWGAPNTTSISCSLADVMSEQLAKELQLEEENAAFPEAVAVAEGPFITGENIDTSSDLMLAQMLQMEFDREYDAQLRREEKKINGDSKVSISFENYRKVHPYDSDSSEDEVDWQDTRHDPYRADKPTTTPRKGFIGKGKDITTKHDEVVCGRKNTARMENFAPEFQVGDGIGMDLKLSNQVFNALKQHAYSEERRSARLHEKKEHSTAEKAVDPKTRLLLYKMVNAGMLETITGCISTGKESVVFHAYGGNATEDKVIPPECAIKVFKTTLNEFKNRDKYIKDDYRFKDRFSKLNPRKIIRMWAEKEMHNLTRMQNAGIPCPQVVILKKHVLVMSFIGQDQVPAPKLKDVTLSSEDMKKAYYQILNMMQQLYKECNLVHADLSEYNMLWHDGKVWLIDVSQSVEPTHPHGLEFLFRDCRNVSQFFQKGGVAEALNERELFNAVSGLNITAENEVDFQAEIEALEKMNEDHVQNHGKKLSMFSSDGDPPIYDE is encoded by the exons ATGGACCCGGTAGGAGTCGCCGCCGCCCCCgacgccgggccgggccccgcctgGCAGAGCAAG TGTCCATGGGGAGCCCCTAACACAACATCAATATCGTGTTCCCTTGCTGATGTAATGAGTGAACAGCTGGCGAaagagctgcagctggaagaagaaaatgctgcttttcctgaagcGGTTGC TGTTGCTGAAGGACCATTTATTACAGGAGAAAATATTGACACTTCTAGTGACCTAATGCTAGCTCAGATGCTGCAGATGGAATTTGACAGGGAATATGATGCACAGCTTCGGCGTGAAGAGAAGAAGATCAATGGAGATAGCAAAG tCTCCATATCCTTTGAAAATTATCGGAAGGTACATCCCTATGACAGTGACAGCTCAGAGGATGAGGTTGATTGGCAGGATACCCGTCATGATCCCTATAGAGCAG ATAAACCTACTACTACGCCGAGAAAGGGCTTcataggaaaagggaaagacattACTACTAAACATGATGAAGTGGTATGTGGAAGAAAGAACACTGCTCGCATGGAAAAT TTTGCACCTGAGTTCCAAGTTGGGGATGGAATCGGGATGGACTTAAAGCTGTCAAATCAAGTCTTCAATGCCTTAAAGCAGCATGCATACTCTGAGGAACGTCGAAGTGCAAGGCTACATGAAAAGAAGGAGCACTCCACCGCT GAGAAAGCAGTGGATCCTAAAACGCGTTTACTTCTGTACAAGATGGTCAATGCTGGGATGCTGGAGACCATCACAGGCTGCATCAGCACAGGAAAAGAATCTGTTGTTTTTCATGCATATGGAGGAAA TGCAACTGAAGATAAAGTTATACCTCCAGAATGTGCCATCAAAGTGTTTAAAACAACTCTTAATGAATTCAAGAACCGTGACAAATACATTAAGGATGACTACAGATTTAAAGACCGCTTCAGTAAATTGAATCCACGAAAGATTATTCGTATGTGGGCTGAGAAAGAAATGCATAACTTaacaag AATGCAAAATGCAGGAATTCCTTGTCCTCAAGTGGTTATCCTTAAGAAACACGTCTTGGTTATGTCTTTCATTGGCCAGGATCAAGTCCCAGCTCCTAAACTAAAGGATGTAACACTTAGTAGTGAAGATATGAAAAAGGCCTACTATCAGATTCTTAAT ATGATGCAACAGTTGTATAAGGAGTGCAACCTGGTCCACGCAGATCTGAGTGAATACAACATGCTTTGGCATGATGGGAAG GTCTGGCTTATTGATGTCAGTCAGTCTGTGGAGCCAACTCATCCTCATGGACTTGAGTTTTTGTTCAGAGACTGTAGGAATGTTTCACAG TTCTTCCAGAAAGGAGGTGTGGCAGAAGCACTTAATGAGCGTGAACTCTTCAATGCTGTCTCAGGTTTAAATATTACAGCTGAGAATGAAGTAGACTTCCAAGCAGAG ATTGAAGCTTTGGAGAAGATGAATGAAGATCATGTGCAGAATCATGGAAAGAAACTGTCAATGTTTTCAAGCGACGGAGACCCACCTATATATGATGAATAG
- the RIOK3 gene encoding serine/threonine-protein kinase RIO3 isoform X2, whose amino-acid sequence MDPVGVAAAPDAGPGPAWQSKCPWGAPNTTSISCSLADVMSEQLAKELQLEEENAAFPEAVAVAEGPFITGENIDTSSDLMLAQMLQMEFDREYDAQLRREEKKINGDSKVSISFENYRKVHPYDSDSSEDEVDWQDTRHDPYRADKPTTTPRKGFIGKGKDITTKHDEVVCGRKNTARMENFAPEFQVGDGIGMDLKLSNQVFNALKQHAYSEERRSARLHEKKEHSTAEKAVDPKTRLLLYKMVNAGMLETITGCISTGKESVVFHAYGGKSATEDKVIPPECAIKVFKTTLNEFKNRDKYIKDDYRFKDRFSKLNPRKIIRMWAEKEMHNLTRMQNAGIPCPQVVILKKHVLVMSFIGQDQVPAPKLKDVTLSSEDMKKAYYQILNMMQQLYKECNLVHADLSEYNMLWHDGKVWLIDVSQSVEPTHPHGLEFLFRDCRNVSQFFQKGGVAEALNERELFNAVSGLNITAENEVDFQAEIEALEKMNEDHVQNHGKKLSMFSSDGDPPIYDE is encoded by the exons ATGGACCCGGTAGGAGTCGCCGCCGCCCCCgacgccgggccgggccccgcctgGCAGAGCAAG TGTCCATGGGGAGCCCCTAACACAACATCAATATCGTGTTCCCTTGCTGATGTAATGAGTGAACAGCTGGCGAaagagctgcagctggaagaagaaaatgctgcttttcctgaagcGGTTGC TGTTGCTGAAGGACCATTTATTACAGGAGAAAATATTGACACTTCTAGTGACCTAATGCTAGCTCAGATGCTGCAGATGGAATTTGACAGGGAATATGATGCACAGCTTCGGCGTGAAGAGAAGAAGATCAATGGAGATAGCAAAG tCTCCATATCCTTTGAAAATTATCGGAAGGTACATCCCTATGACAGTGACAGCTCAGAGGATGAGGTTGATTGGCAGGATACCCGTCATGATCCCTATAGAGCAG ATAAACCTACTACTACGCCGAGAAAGGGCTTcataggaaaagggaaagacattACTACTAAACATGATGAAGTGGTATGTGGAAGAAAGAACACTGCTCGCATGGAAAAT TTTGCACCTGAGTTCCAAGTTGGGGATGGAATCGGGATGGACTTAAAGCTGTCAAATCAAGTCTTCAATGCCTTAAAGCAGCATGCATACTCTGAGGAACGTCGAAGTGCAAGGCTACATGAAAAGAAGGAGCACTCCACCGCT GAGAAAGCAGTGGATCCTAAAACGCGTTTACTTCTGTACAAGATGGTCAATGCTGGGATGCTGGAGACCATCACAGGCTGCATCAGCACAGGAAAAGAATCTGTTGTTTTTCATGCATATGGAGGAAA AAGTGCAACTGAAGATAAAGTTATACCTCCAGAATGTGCCATCAAAGTGTTTAAAACAACTCTTAATGAATTCAAGAACCGTGACAAATACATTAAGGATGACTACAGATTTAAAGACCGCTTCAGTAAATTGAATCCACGAAAGATTATTCGTATGTGGGCTGAGAAAGAAATGCATAACTTaacaag AATGCAAAATGCAGGAATTCCTTGTCCTCAAGTGGTTATCCTTAAGAAACACGTCTTGGTTATGTCTTTCATTGGCCAGGATCAAGTCCCAGCTCCTAAACTAAAGGATGTAACACTTAGTAGTGAAGATATGAAAAAGGCCTACTATCAGATTCTTAAT ATGATGCAACAGTTGTATAAGGAGTGCAACCTGGTCCACGCAGATCTGAGTGAATACAACATGCTTTGGCATGATGGGAAG GTCTGGCTTATTGATGTCAGTCAGTCTGTGGAGCCAACTCATCCTCATGGACTTGAGTTTTTGTTCAGAGACTGTAGGAATGTTTCACAG TTCTTCCAGAAAGGAGGTGTGGCAGAAGCACTTAATGAGCGTGAACTCTTCAATGCTGTCTCAGGTTTAAATATTACAGCTGAGAATGAAGTAGACTTCCAAGCAGAG ATTGAAGCTTTGGAGAAGATGAATGAAGATCATGTGCAGAATCATGGAAAGAAACTGTCAATGTTTTCAAGCGACGGAGACCCACCTATATATGATGAATAG